The following proteins are encoded in a genomic region of Glycine max cultivar Williams 82 chromosome 18, Glycine_max_v4.0, whole genome shotgun sequence:
- the DHAR3 gene encoding dehydroascorbate reductase, translated as MSAVRVQVSACAVSATVNHLRLRQNAVVSFRKKKPLTLRVVSMSSVPPSQPFEIAVKASVTTPNRLGDCPFCQRVLLTLEEKHLPYDPKLVDLTNKPEWFLKVNPDGKVPVIKFDEKWVPDSDVITQTLEEKYPSPPLVTPPERATAGSKIFSTFIGFLKSKDPNDGTEQALLSELSSFNDYIKENGPFINGSEISAADLSLGPKLYHLEIALGHYKKWTVPDSLTSLKSYMKAIFSRESFVKTSAQPQDVIEGWRPKVEG; from the exons ATGTCCGCTGTGAGAGTTCAAGTTTCGGCGTGTGCGGTTTCCGCCACCGTCAACCACCTTCGCCTCCGCCAAAACGCCGTCGTTTCCTTCAGGAAGAAGAAGCCTCTCACTCTCAGAGTGGTCTCAATGTCTTCCGTTCCTCCTTCCCAACCCTTCGAAATCGCCGTTAAAGCTTCCGTCACCACACCCAACAGGCTCGGCGACT GCCCTTTTTGCCAAAGGGTGCTGCTGACACTGGAGGAAAAACATCTACCTTATGACCCCAAGTTGGTGGATTTGACCAACAAGCCAGAATG GTTCCTTAAAGTCAACCCTGATGGTAAAGTTCCTGTCATAAAGTTTGATGAGAAGTGGGTTCCTGATTCAGATGTTATTACTCAAAcattggaagagaagtatcccAGCCCACCATTGGTGACCCCACCTGAAAGGGCCACAGC GGGGTCAAAGATCTTTTCTACATTTATTGGATTTCTCAAGAGCAAGGATCCCAATGATGGAACAGAGCAAGCATTACTAAGTGAACTGAGCTCTTTCAATGATTACATCAAGGAAAAT GGTCCTTTCATCAACGGTAGTGAGATATCTGCAGCTGACCTATCACTTGGACCAAAGCTATACCATTTGGAGATTGCTTTGGGGCATTATAAGAAATGGACAGTGCCTGATTCACTTACCTCTTTGAAGTCTTATATGAAG GCCATTTTCTCGAGGGAATCGTTCGTTAAAACAAGTGCACAACCACAGGATGTCATTGAAGGTTGGCGTCCTAAAGTGGAAGGCTAA
- the LOC100803968 gene encoding HMG-Y-related protein A, translating to MATGVFINKPPSLPPYPEMILEAIEALNEDNGSNKSSISKYIESTYGGLPQGHKVLLNVHLAKMRDSGVLVFWKNNYTKRDPKAPPRRGRGRPPKPKEPLPPGTVLSPPRPKGRPPKDPNDPGKPPKALTESGRPRGRPRKMTRPTGGLSEASPASKVKASTSGRPRGRPPKVKPVFTEISA from the exons ATGGCAACTGGGGTATTCATTAATAAACCCCCTTCACTTCCTCCGTACCCCGAG atgaTTTTGGAGGCAATTGAAGCACTGAATGAAGACAATGGTTCTAATAAATCATCAATTTCGAAGTACATAGAATCTACCTACGGTGGATTACCTCAGGGCCACAAGGTTTTGCTCAATGTGCACCTCGCGAAAATGAGGGACAGTGGAGTGTTAGTGTTTTGGAAGAACAACTACACCAAGCGTGACCCAAAGGCGCCGCCAAGGCGTGGCCGTGGCAGGCCACCCAAGCCCAAGGAGCCTCTGCCACCGGGCACTGTCTTGTCACCGCCCAGGCCCAAGGGCCGTCCTCCGAAGGACCCGAATGACCCAGGGAAGCCACCTAAGGCCTTGACAGAAAGTGGCAGGCCCAGAGGCCGGCCCAGGAAGATGACCCGGCCCACTGGTGGACTTAGCGAAGCATCGCCAGCCTCCAAGGTGAAGGCTTCCACCAGTGGGAGGCCTAGAGGTAGACCTCCCAAAGTGAAGCCCGTGTTTACTGAAATAAGTGCTTAA
- the LOC100801491 gene encoding THO complex subunit 4D, whose translation MASSLDMSLDDRIKNRSNRGRGRGGRGRAHSGRGPSGALNGGRMAGAVSSRRMAGASNGGRTTGAVRRGPLMVNTRPSSYAIAKSIRRARPFPWQHDLFEDSLRAAGIQGVEVGTKLYVSNLDHGVTNEDIRELFSELGELKRFAVHYDKNGHPSGSAEVVYTRRSDAFAALKRYNNVLLDGKPMKIEIVGSNSELPISARVNVTGVNGRRKRTVVMTPRGGQAGGGPTMPNRGAGRGRRGGPRSGSGRGGGGGRGRGRGSRGGGGGRGRGRKDAVEKSAEELDKELETYHAEAMNIS comes from the exons ATGGCTTCTTCCTTGGATATGTCGCTTGATGATAGAATAAAGAACAGAAGTAACAGAGGGAGAGGTAGAGGAGGACGTGGTAGAGCCCATTCTGGCCGTGGACCAAGTGGCGCTCTTAATGGTGGAAGAATGGCTGGTGCTGTTAGTAGTAGAAGAATGGCTGGTGCTAGTAATGGTGGAAGAACAACTGGTGCTGTTCGTAGAGGTCCTCTTATGGTTAACACTCGGCCGTCATCGTATGCTATTGCCAAG TCTATTCGCAGAGCTAGGCCCTTTCCATGGCAGCATGATTTGTTTGAAGATAGCTTAAGAGCTGCTGGGATTCAAGGAGTAGAAGTTGGCACCAAGTTGTATGTTTCCAATTTGGACCATGGAGTGACCAATGAAGACATAAGG GAACTTTTCTCTGAGCTTGGAGAGTTGAAGCGTTTTGCTGTTCATTATGACAAAAATGGACATCCAAGT GGTTCAGCTGAAGTCGTTTATACTAGAAGAAGTGATGCATTTGCTGCTCTTAAACGATATAATAATGTACTTTTGGATGGAAAGCCCATGAAGATTGAGATTGTTGGTTCCAATTCAGAATTGCCTATAAGTGCTCGGGTGAATGTCACTGGGGTGAATGGGCGCAGGAAGAGGACTGTTGTAATGAC GCCTAGAGGTGGCCAAGCTGGAGGTGGTCCTACTATGCCTAATCGTGGTGCTGG tCGGGGACGTCGAGGTGGCCCAAGGAGTGGCAGTGGACGTGGTGGAGGTGGTGGTCGAGGCCGTGGTCGCGGCAGCAggggtggtggtggaggtagAGGTCGTGGAAGAAAGGATGCTGTTGAGAAGTCAGCGGAGGAACTTGACAAGGAGCTGGAGACCTATCatgctgaagccatgaacatcTCTTGA
- the LOC100798831 gene encoding uncharacterized protein, which yields MSASCGVVECVFVLGCARWLWKRCTYVGSYDSATWPAATADEFDRVPRVCRLILANYEPDLRTPQYQKPTSATGHRLNPDCVIKRVTYEDTLGHAPPYIIYLDHENKEIVLAVRGLNLAKESDYKVLLDNRLGQQMFDGGYVHHGLLKSAVWLLNRESETLKRLWVENGSEYEMVFAGHSLGSGVVSLLTILVVNHRDRLGGIPKEKIRCYALAPARCMSLNLAVKYANVIHSIVLQDDFLPRTATPLEDIFKSIFCLPCLLFLVCLRDTFIPEGRKLRDPRRLYAPGRMYHIVERKFCRCGRFPPEVRTAIPVDGRFEHIVLSCNATSDHGIIWIEREAEKALQLMKAQSSETVTDPPTVQKFQRLKTIEKEHRDALERAVSLNVPHAVDTAEKETSENNEGDDDASASANNNVSSNQSKSSGGRSNWDEVVEKLLKKKSETGEQNLERDTNVTQ from the exons ATGTCCGCCTCATGCGGGGTGGTGGAGTGCGTTTTCGTTCTGGGCTGCGCGCGGTGGCTGTGGAAGCGCTGCACCTACGTGGGCAGCTACGACAGCGCCACTTGGCCCGCCGCCACCGCCGACGAGTTCGACCGGGTGCCGCGCGTCTGCCGCCTCATCCTCGCCAACTACGAGCCCGATCTCCGCACCCCGCAGTACCAAAAACCCACCTCCGCCACCGGCCACCGCCTGAACCCGGACTGCGTCATCAAGCGCGTGACCTACGAGGACACGCTGGGCCACGCGCCTCCGTACATAATCTACCTCGACCACGAGAACAAGGAGATCGTGCTCGCCGTGCGTGGGCTGAACCTCGCCAAAGAGAGCGACTACAAGGTTCTCCTCGATAACCGGTTAGGGCAACAAATGTTTGATGGTGGGTATGTTCATCATGGGTTGTTGAAATCGGCAGTGTGGTTGTTGAACCGTGAATCGGAGACGCTGAAGCGGTTGTGGGTGGAGAATGGTTCGGAGTATGAGATGGTTTTCGCGGGGCACTCGTTGGGTTCTGGGGTGGTGTCGCTGTTGACCATTTTGGTTGTGAATCATAGGGACCGTTTGGGTGGGATTCCCAAGGAGAAGATTCGGTGCTATGCGCTTGCTCCAGCTAGGTGTATGTCCCTGAATTTGGCTGTCAAGTATGCCAATGTCATTCATTCTattgttttgcag GATGATTTCTTGCCAAGAACGGCCACTCCATTGGAAGATATATTCAAATCAATATTCTG CTTGCCCTGCTTGTTGTTCTTGGTTTGCCTGAGAGACACCTTCATACCTGAGGGTAGAAAGCTTAGAGATCCAAGGAGACTTTATGCACCTGGAAGAATGTACCATATTGTGGAGAGAAAATTCTGCAG ATGTGGGAGATTTCCTCCTGAAGTGAGGACTGCTATTCCTGTTGATGGAAGATTTGAGCATATTGTCTTGTCCTGTAATGCAACATCGGATCATGGAATTATTTGGATTGAAAGGGAGGCTGAGAAAGCCTTACAA TTAATGAAGGCTCAGAGCTCTGAAACTGTGACAGACCCTCCAACAGTACAAAAGTTTCAGAGGTTGAAGACCATAGAGAAAGAACATAGAGATGCTTTGGAAAGAGCTGTTAGCCTGAATGTACCTCATGCAGTGGACACTGCTGAGAAAGAAACATCTGAGAACAATGAAGGTGACGACGATGCATCCGCCAGTGCAAACAATAACGTCTCAAGTAACCAATCAAAATCTAGTGGTGGAAGGTCGAACTGGGATGAGGTAGTTGAAAAACTTCTAAAGAAGAAGAGTGAAACGGGAGAACAAAACCTGGAAAGGGATACGAATGTCACACAATAA
- the LOC100811077 gene encoding glucan endo-1,3-beta-glucosidase 2 isoform X1: MAKHFLLLLFAVYVAAIDEEPFIGVNIGRDLSDMPHPTQVVALLKAQQIRHVRLYDADQAMLIALANTRIQVAVSVPNQEILAIGQSNTTAAKWVSHNVIAHYPATNITTICVGSDVLTTLPYAAKVLVSALKFIHSALVASNLDHQIKVSTPLSSSMILDSFPPSQAFFNRSLNPVLVPMLDFLQTTGSYLMLNIYPYYDYMQSNGVIPLDYALFKPLPPNKEAIDSNSLLHYSNVFDAAVDAAYVAMAFLNYTNIRVVVTETGWPSKGDSNEPDATVENANTYNSNLIKHVLNITGTPKHPGIGVSTYIYELYNEDAKAGPLSEKNWGLFDANGKPVYVLHLTESGGVLANDTTNQTYCVAKDGADPKMLQAGIDWACGPGKVDCSPLLQGQPCYEPDNVVAHANYAFDTYYHQMGKSPQSCDFNGMATISTTNPSHGSCVFPGSLGNNGTFPNVTLSSMNSTNSDSSACNLHSGELGIRSLLMVIVLLLWGVALL, translated from the exons ATGGCCAAGCACTTTCTTCTGCTTCTTTTTGCAGTATATGTTGCCGCTATTGATGAAG AACCTTTTATAGGGGTGAATATTGGTAGAGATCTCTCAGACATGCCTCACCCCACTCAAGTAGTAGCACTACTTAAAGCCCAGCAAATTCGACATGTTAGGCTGTATGATGCCGACCAAGCTATGCTCATTGCTCTTGCAAACACAAGAATTCAAGTTGCTGTGTCTGTCCCTAATCAAGAGATCCTTGCAATTGGTCAATCAAATACCACAGCTGCGAAATGGGTTTCCCATAATGTGATAGCACATTACCCTGCCACTAACATAACTACTATTTGTGTTGGTTCTGATGTCTTAACTACCCTCCCCTATGCAGCAAAAGTGCTTGTCAGTGCCCTTAAGTTCATTCACTCAGCCCTCGTGGCATCCAATCTTGATCACCAAATCAAAGTCTCAACACCCCTTTCCTCTTCCATGATCCTTGATTCATTTCCACCTTCACAAGCCTTCTTCAACCGCTCACTGAATCCAGTCTTGGTTCCAATGCTTGATTTCTTGCAAACCACTGGCTCTTATCTCATGCTCAACATCTACCCTTACTATGACTACATGCAGTCGAATGGTGTGATTCCATTGGACTATGCACTCTTCAAACCCCTCCCTCCAAACAAAGAAGCCATTGATTCCAATTCCCTTCTCCACTACTCCAATGTGTTTGATGCTGCGGTTGATGCTGCATACGTTGCCATGGCTTTTCTAAATTACACTAACATTCGTGTGGTGGTGACAGAAACAGGCTGGCCCTCAAAAGGTGACTCTAATGAGCCTGATGCAACAGTGGAAAATGCAAACACTTACAACAGCAATTTGATCAAGCATGTGCTTAACATAACCGGGACTCCGAAACACCCCGGAATTGGTGTTAGTACTTACATCTATGAGCTCTACAATGAGGATGCAAAGGCAGGGCCATTGTCAGAGAAGAACTGGGGTTTGTTTGATGCAAATGGTAAACCTGTTTATGTTTTGCACTTGACAGAATCAGGAGGAGTGTTGGCAAATGACACCACCAATCAAACTTACTGTGTTGCAAAGGATGGTGCTGATCCTAAGATGCTGCAGGCTGGAATAGATTGGGCATGTGGACCTGGCAAGGTGGATTGCTCTCCTTTGCTGCAAGGACAACCATGTTATGAACCAGACAATGTGGTGGCACATGCAAATTATGCTTTTGACACTTACTATCATCAGATGGGAAAGTCTCCTCAGTCTTGTGATTTCAATGGCATGGCTACAATCTCCACCACCAATCCAA GTCATGGATCCTGTGTATTTCCAGGAAG TCTTGGCAACAATGGCACCTTCCCCAACGTCACGTTATCATCAATGAATTCCACAAATTCAGATTCTTCTGCCTGCAATCTCCATAGTGGTGAATTGGGAATTAGAAGCCTTCTAATGGTGATAGTACTTCTACTATGGGGAGTGGCTTTGCTATAA
- the LOC100811077 gene encoding glucan endo-1,3-beta-glucosidase 2 isoform X2, with amino-acid sequence MAKHFLLLLFAVYVAAIDEEPFIGVNIGRDLSDMPHPTQVVALLKAQQIRHVRLYDADQAMLIALANTRIQVAVSVPNQEILAIGQSNTTAAKWVSHNVIAHYPATNITTICVGSDVLTTLPYAAKVLVSALKFIHSALVASNLDHQIKVSTPLSSSMILDSFPPSQAFFNRSLNPVLVPMLDFLQTTGSYLMLNIYPYYDYMQSNGVIPLDYALFKPLPPNKEAIDSNSLLHYSNVFDAAVDAAYVAMAFLNYTNIRVVVTETGWPSKGDSNEPDATVENANTYNSNLIKHVLNITGTPKHPGIGVSTYIYELYNEDAKAGPLSEKNWGLFDANGKPVYVLHLTESGGVLANDTTNQTYCVAKDGADPKMLQAGIDWACGPGKVDCSPLLQGQPCYEPDNVVAHANYAFDTYYHQMGKSPQSCDFNGMATISTTNPI; translated from the exons ATGGCCAAGCACTTTCTTCTGCTTCTTTTTGCAGTATATGTTGCCGCTATTGATGAAG AACCTTTTATAGGGGTGAATATTGGTAGAGATCTCTCAGACATGCCTCACCCCACTCAAGTAGTAGCACTACTTAAAGCCCAGCAAATTCGACATGTTAGGCTGTATGATGCCGACCAAGCTATGCTCATTGCTCTTGCAAACACAAGAATTCAAGTTGCTGTGTCTGTCCCTAATCAAGAGATCCTTGCAATTGGTCAATCAAATACCACAGCTGCGAAATGGGTTTCCCATAATGTGATAGCACATTACCCTGCCACTAACATAACTACTATTTGTGTTGGTTCTGATGTCTTAACTACCCTCCCCTATGCAGCAAAAGTGCTTGTCAGTGCCCTTAAGTTCATTCACTCAGCCCTCGTGGCATCCAATCTTGATCACCAAATCAAAGTCTCAACACCCCTTTCCTCTTCCATGATCCTTGATTCATTTCCACCTTCACAAGCCTTCTTCAACCGCTCACTGAATCCAGTCTTGGTTCCAATGCTTGATTTCTTGCAAACCACTGGCTCTTATCTCATGCTCAACATCTACCCTTACTATGACTACATGCAGTCGAATGGTGTGATTCCATTGGACTATGCACTCTTCAAACCCCTCCCTCCAAACAAAGAAGCCATTGATTCCAATTCCCTTCTCCACTACTCCAATGTGTTTGATGCTGCGGTTGATGCTGCATACGTTGCCATGGCTTTTCTAAATTACACTAACATTCGTGTGGTGGTGACAGAAACAGGCTGGCCCTCAAAAGGTGACTCTAATGAGCCTGATGCAACAGTGGAAAATGCAAACACTTACAACAGCAATTTGATCAAGCATGTGCTTAACATAACCGGGACTCCGAAACACCCCGGAATTGGTGTTAGTACTTACATCTATGAGCTCTACAATGAGGATGCAAAGGCAGGGCCATTGTCAGAGAAGAACTGGGGTTTGTTTGATGCAAATGGTAAACCTGTTTATGTTTTGCACTTGACAGAATCAGGAGGAGTGTTGGCAAATGACACCACCAATCAAACTTACTGTGTTGCAAAGGATGGTGCTGATCCTAAGATGCTGCAGGCTGGAATAGATTGGGCATGTGGACCTGGCAAGGTGGATTGCTCTCCTTTGCTGCAAGGACAACCATGTTATGAACCAGACAATGTGGTGGCACATGCAAATTATGCTTTTGACACTTACTATCATCAGATGGGAAAGTCTCCTCAGTCTTGTGATTTCAATGGCATGGCTACAATCTCCACCACCAATCCAA TTTGA